From the genome of Trueperaceae bacterium, one region includes:
- a CDS encoding iron ABC transporter permease, which produces MTTTGERAASRRRLTFMILAALLLGGLMLSLGWGAVRIAPAQVVGIALEKAGIQTGIEFSRQQSAVLWNIRLPRVLMGVVVGAALALAGVALQVAFRNQLAEPTLLGVSGAATLGVVLAYVLGLVSLGRWVLPVAGTLAAVASVVWLLRFARRHGRSDRLTLVLAGVALQLFLGGVVTLLVSAFRKPGMPDATSLTLGALTSVFWQDVGVAAVLMLVAGALLRRRAQVLNILLLDEGTAQALGVDVGRVRLALACLAGVATGTVVGYAGSIAFIGLIVPFAVRLLIGDDHRSLLPAAVLGGAAVVTVGDALARNLIAPMELPLGVLTTVVGGPLFFWLTGRGRGAGGW; this is translated from the coding sequence GTGACCACAACGGGCGAGCGCGCCGCCTCTCGGCGGCGGCTCACCTTCATGATCCTCGCGGCGCTCCTGCTGGGCGGGCTGATGCTCTCGCTCGGTTGGGGCGCCGTGAGGATCGCGCCCGCCCAGGTCGTTGGGATAGCGCTCGAGAAGGCCGGGATCCAGACCGGCATCGAGTTCTCACGGCAGCAGAGCGCGGTCCTCTGGAACATCCGTCTGCCCCGCGTCCTGATGGGCGTGGTCGTCGGCGCGGCGCTCGCCCTCGCCGGCGTCGCCCTGCAGGTCGCCTTCCGCAACCAGCTGGCCGAACCCACGCTCCTCGGGGTGAGCGGCGCGGCCACGCTGGGCGTGGTGCTCGCCTACGTCCTCGGCCTCGTGAGCCTGGGGCGCTGGGTCCTGCCGGTGGCCGGCACCCTCGCGGCCGTCGCGAGCGTCGTCTGGCTCCTCCGCTTCGCGCGGCGGCACGGCCGCTCGGACCGGCTCACCCTCGTGCTCGCCGGCGTGGCCCTGCAGCTCTTCCTGGGAGGCGTCGTGACCTTGCTCGTGAGCGCGTTCCGCAAGCCGGGCATGCCGGACGCGACCTCCCTCACCCTCGGCGCGCTCACCAGTGTCTTCTGGCAGGACGTCGGCGTGGCCGCCGTCCTAATGCTGGTGGCGGGCGCGCTGCTCAGGCGGCGAGCGCAGGTCCTCAACATCCTCCTGCTGGACGAGGGGACGGCCCAGGCGCTCGGCGTCGACGTTGGCCGCGTCCGCCTCGCGCTCGCCTGCCTGGCGGGCGTGGCGACGGGCACCGTGGTCGGTTACGCAGGCAGCATCGCGTTCATCGGGCTGATCGTGCCGTTCGCGGTGCGCCTGCTCATCGGGGACGACCACCGGTCGCTCCTGCCCGCGGCCGTCCTGGGGGGCGCCGCCGTGGTCACCGTCGGCGACGCGCTCGCGCGCAACCTCATAGCCCCCATGGAGCTGCCGCTCGGCGTCCTGACGACGGTGGTCGGCGGGCCGCTCTTCTTCTGGCTCACCGGCCGCGGGCGCGGCGCTGGTGGTTGGTGA
- a CDS encoding aldo/keto reductase: protein MQYRQLGRTGVKVSSVCLGTMTFGGEADEAEAARIFERSLGAGVNFVDTADVYNAGRTEEIVGRLMKGRRDDIVLVSKVFGRAYPEPNSGGSSRRHIVRAVEASLRRLGTDRLDVYLLHQFDVNVSLEETLRALDDLVRRGLVLYVGASNFAAWQYMKAIGISERAGLERFAVIQPMYNLVKRQAEVEILPLALAERLGVMAFSPLGAGLLSGKYGAAGVSGRLVDNARYHTRYGHESYAETAERFVAYARRVGVDPVTLAVAWCSSHPAVTAAIVGARSVEQLEPSLAAAEFVMSETMRDEITALSPEVPPAHDRREEAATG, encoded by the coding sequence ATGCAGTACAGGCAACTGGGACGCACGGGGGTCAAGGTGTCGAGCGTCTGCCTCGGCACCATGACCTTCGGCGGTGAGGCGGACGAGGCGGAGGCGGCGCGCATCTTCGAGCGCAGCCTGGGGGCGGGCGTCAACTTCGTCGACACGGCCGACGTCTACAACGCCGGCCGCACGGAGGAGATCGTCGGCCGGCTCATGAAGGGCAGGCGCGACGACATCGTGCTGGTGAGCAAGGTGTTCGGGCGCGCTTACCCGGAGCCCAACTCGGGCGGCTCGTCGAGGCGCCACATCGTGCGCGCCGTCGAGGCCTCGCTCAGGCGCCTCGGCACCGACAGGCTCGACGTCTACCTCCTGCACCAGTTCGACGTGAACGTGTCGCTGGAGGAGACCCTGCGCGCCCTCGACGACCTCGTGCGCCGCGGGCTCGTGCTGTACGTGGGCGCGAGCAACTTCGCCGCCTGGCAGTACATGAAGGCCATCGGGATCTCGGAGCGCGCCGGGCTGGAGCGCTTCGCCGTGATACAGCCCATGTACAACCTGGTGAAGCGCCAGGCGGAGGTCGAGATCCTCCCGCTGGCCTTGGCCGAGCGGCTCGGGGTCATGGCGTTCAGCCCCCTCGGCGCCGGCCTGCTGTCCGGCAAGTACGGCGCCGCCGGCGTGAGCGGCCGCCTCGTGGATAACGCGCGCTACCACACGCGCTACGGGCACGAGAGCTACGCGGAGACGGCCGAGCGTTTCGTAGCATATGCAAGACGCGTCGGCGTCGACCCGGTGACGCTGGCCGTCGCTTGGTGCTCGTCGCATCCGGCCGTCACGGCGGCCATCGTCGGGGCCAGGAGCGTGGAGCAGCTGGAGCCGTCCCTCGCCGCGGCCGAGTTCGTCATGAGCGAGACCATGCGCGACGAGATCACGGCGCTCTCGCCAGAGGTCCCGCCGGCTCACGACAGGCGCGAGGAGGCCGCGACCGGTTGA
- a CDS encoding type II toxin-antitoxin system Phd/YefM family antitoxin translates to MAWQVQEAKQRFSELLRKAQEDGPQIVTRHGEEVAVIVSAETYAKLTGELDFKAFLLAVPDLSDLEIERSREPARRVEL, encoded by the coding sequence ATGGCATGGCAGGTCCAGGAGGCGAAGCAGAGGTTCAGCGAGCTACTGCGCAAGGCTCAAGAGGACGGGCCGCAGATCGTGACGCGCCACGGTGAAGAGGTGGCGGTGATCGTCTCGGCCGAGACCTATGCCAAGCTGACCGGGGAGCTCGACTTCAAGGCGTTCCTCCTGGCTGTGCCCGACTTGAGCGACTTGGAGATCGAGCGCTCACGCGAACCCGCCCGCCGGGTCGAGCTGTGA
- a CDS encoding type II toxin-antitoxin system VapC family toxin — protein MSYLLDTNVISEIRKANANTGVRAWLAGVQNRQLFLSVLVVGEIRQGIERLRSRDAYRAAQLEAWLGTLGTEYADRILRVSIEVAEAWGRLNAVRTLPVIDGLLAATAYVHGLTLVTRNTADFDGLEVEVLNPFEM, from the coding sequence GTGAGCTACCTGCTCGACACGAACGTGATATCCGAGATCAGGAAGGCCAACGCGAACACGGGGGTAAGGGCCTGGCTCGCGGGCGTGCAGAACCGTCAACTGTTCTTGAGCGTTCTGGTGGTGGGTGAGATACGCCAGGGCATAGAGCGCTTGAGGTCGCGGGATGCGTACCGAGCTGCACAACTGGAGGCCTGGCTTGGCACCCTGGGCACCGAGTACGCCGACCGCATCCTGAGGGTCTCCATCGAAGTGGCGGAAGCGTGGGGGAGGCTGAACGCCGTGCGAACCTTGCCGGTGATCGATGGACTGCTCGCCGCTACCGCCTATGTTCACGGGCTGACCCTTGTCACGAGGAACACGGCTGATTTCGATGGCCTCGAGGTGGAAGTCTTGAACCCGTTCGAGATGTGA
- a CDS encoding ABC transporter substrate-binding protein, which translates to MKLRSLALSIFAFALAFASQAAAERIISLAGEVTEIVYALDAQDQLVAVDATSVYPAAANDLPNVGYYGRLSAEALMAFEPTLVIANNQAGPPEVLAQLEAAGVRVVHVGDEPSLETPAANVRLVAELVGAQAKGEEVAEAMSAKLAAAAARGAELDPKPRVLFLYLGARSMQFAGGTNTASNVLIEVAGAIDVGAELGFSGYAPFTPEAIAAAAPDALIVTDRGIAALGSEDAVFEIPGISDTPAAAGKHLKVFEDLYFLGLGLRTGDALTELVDYLYSLQ; encoded by the coding sequence ATGAAACTGCGCTCACTAGCTCTGTCCATCTTCGCCTTCGCCCTGGCCTTCGCCTCCCAGGCCGCCGCCGAGCGGATCATCTCGCTCGCGGGCGAGGTCACGGAGATCGTCTACGCCCTCGACGCCCAGGACCAGCTCGTCGCCGTCGACGCCACCTCGGTCTACCCCGCCGCGGCCAACGACCTCCCCAACGTCGGCTACTACGGTCGCCTCTCGGCCGAGGCCCTCATGGCCTTCGAGCCGACGCTCGTCATCGCCAACAACCAGGCCGGGCCGCCCGAGGTCCTCGCCCAGCTCGAGGCCGCCGGTGTCCGCGTCGTGCACGTCGGTGACGAGCCCTCGCTCGAGACCCCGGCCGCCAACGTGCGCCTCGTCGCCGAGCTCGTCGGCGCCCAGGCCAAGGGCGAGGAGGTCGCCGAGGCCATGAGCGCCAAGCTGGCCGCCGCGGCCGCGCGCGGCGCCGAGCTCGATCCGAAGCCCCGCGTCCTCTTCCTGTACCTCGGCGCGCGCAGCATGCAGTTCGCCGGCGGCACGAACACCGCGTCCAACGTCCTGATCGAGGTGGCTGGCGCCATCGACGTGGGCGCCGAGCTCGGCTTCTCCGGCTACGCCCCCTTCACGCCCGAGGCCATCGCCGCAGCGGCTCCCGACGCGCTCATCGTCACCGACCGCGGCATCGCGGCCCTCGGCAGCGAGGACGCCGTCTTCGAGATTCCCGGCATCAGCGATACCCCGGCCGCGGCCGGCAAGCACCTCAAGGTCTTCGAGGACCTCTACTTCCTCGGCCTCGGCCTCCGTACCGGCGACGCCCTGACCGAGCTGGTCGACTACCTGTACTCGCTGCAGTGA
- a CDS encoding response regulator transcription factor produces the protein MTSAKVLIVEDEAALASVLKDNLEAEGFEVRHAPDGRAGAATWRDECPDLVVLDVMLPHKDGYTLCRERRKAGDATPVLFLSAKGSPEERVAGLEAGGDDYLAKPFHLPEFLLRVRKLLDRSGALRAVNARLVFGENTVDLLSWTARAADGRELLLGEREVGILRLLASRAGEVVSRDEILDAVWGKGAFPSSRTVDNFVVRLRRHFEPDPAQPIYFHTVWGVGYRFTPLTNHQRRARGR, from the coding sequence ATGACTAGCGCGAAGGTACTGATCGTCGAGGACGAGGCCGCCTTGGCCTCGGTCCTGAAGGACAACCTGGAGGCCGAGGGCTTCGAGGTCCGCCACGCCCCCGACGGACGGGCCGGAGCGGCGACCTGGCGCGACGAGTGCCCGGACCTGGTCGTCCTCGACGTCATGCTGCCGCACAAGGACGGATACACGCTCTGCCGCGAGCGGCGCAAGGCCGGCGATGCCACGCCCGTCCTCTTCCTCTCCGCCAAGGGGAGCCCGGAGGAGCGCGTGGCCGGGCTGGAGGCGGGGGGCGACGACTACCTCGCCAAGCCCTTCCACCTGCCCGAGTTCCTCCTGCGGGTGCGCAAGCTCCTCGACCGCTCGGGCGCGCTGCGCGCCGTGAACGCGCGGCTGGTCTTCGGCGAGAACACCGTCGACCTCCTGTCGTGGACGGCCAGGGCGGCCGACGGCCGCGAGCTCCTGCTTGGCGAGCGCGAGGTGGGCATCTTGCGCCTGCTCGCGAGCCGGGCCGGTGAGGTCGTGAGCCGCGACGAGATCCTCGACGCCGTGTGGGGCAAGGGCGCGTTCCCGAGCAGCCGCACGGTGGATAACTTCGTGGTGCGCCTCAGGCGCCACTTCGAGCCCGACCCGGCGCAGCCGATCTACTTCCACACCGTGTGGGGCGTCGGTTACCGCTTCACGCCGCTCACCAACCACCAGCGCCGCGCCCGCGGCCGGTGA